From a single Prochlorococcus sp. MIT 0603 genomic region:
- a CDS encoding response regulator transcription factor — translation MTLTPDLLSDEQSAQPSLAANPLQPTAQSPSRILVVEPHPTLRTVLVQRLRQDGHLAAAVGSVVEAIDLCRDQSPDLLVSAELLEKSSALNLGQQLGCPVMVLTARTGVETLVGLLDDGADDVMRKPFGLEELAARCRTLLKRGRIGLQERVTVGPLEVHLLLRQVTLREKPVELSPREFALLCALLMPPGMVRSRHELLRMAWPPFSGGPRSVDTQVLTLRRKLEQAGLGDGGGITTVRQQGYRFSLDILPS, via the coding sequence GTGACATTAACTCCAGATCTACTTTCTGATGAGCAAAGTGCGCAGCCCTCATTAGCTGCTAATCCCCTCCAGCCAACTGCACAGAGCCCTTCACGAATTCTTGTAGTAGAACCTCATCCCACACTAAGGACAGTTCTTGTTCAGAGACTTAGACAAGATGGACATCTAGCCGCGGCGGTAGGTTCAGTTGTTGAAGCTATTGATTTATGTAGAGATCAATCTCCTGATCTTTTAGTAAGTGCAGAATTGCTAGAAAAAAGTTCTGCTTTAAATTTAGGTCAACAATTAGGCTGCCCAGTAATGGTACTTACAGCCAGGACAGGAGTAGAAACATTGGTTGGCCTTTTGGATGATGGTGCTGATGATGTTATGAGGAAGCCATTTGGCCTTGAAGAGTTGGCTGCACGCTGTAGAACTCTATTAAAGAGAGGACGTATAGGTCTTCAAGAACGAGTAACAGTTGGCCCCTTAGAGGTTCATTTGTTGCTTAGACAAGTGACATTAAGAGAAAAGCCCGTTGAGCTTAGCCCTAGGGAATTCGCACTTCTATGTGCTTTGCTCATGCCCCCAGGAATGGTTCGTAGCAGACATGAACTTTTGAGAATGGCTTGGCCACCATTTAGTGGGGGACCAAGGTCAGTGGATACTCAAGTGCTTACATTAAGAAGAAAACTAGAACAAGCTGGTCTTGGTGATGGTGGAGGTATAACAACAGTTCGTCAACAGGGCTATAGATTCAGTCTAGATATCTTGCCTTCTTAA
- a CDS encoding DUF6761 family protein produces MTLQEFQDPASIRHFQSICDACQELINSFHTPTELKFYTDGYLHALRKARSIPLKDQETLEKLVERWVLDPSSFIGPDGDMNNLYHPKQK; encoded by the coding sequence ATGACATTACAAGAATTTCAGGACCCTGCATCTATAAGACATTTTCAGTCAATATGTGATGCATGTCAGGAACTTATTAACAGTTTTCATACACCTACAGAATTGAAATTCTATACGGATGGGTACTTACACGCCTTAAGAAAAGCAAGAAGTATTCCCCTGAAAGACCAAGAAACACTAGAAAAGCTTGTGGAGAGATGGGTTCTTGATCCCTCAAGCTTCATAGGGCCAGATGGTGATATGAATAACCTCTATCACCCAAAACAGAAGTGA
- the grxD gene encoding Grx4 family monothiol glutaredoxin, with translation MNMDTPSRIEELINSNPVMVFMKGNKLMPQCGFSNNVVQILTSLGIQFETFDVLSDSEIRQGIKEYSNWPTIPQVYLKGEFLGGSDILIEMYNSGELREKIEIALAS, from the coding sequence ATGAATATGGACACACCTTCAAGAATTGAAGAATTAATCAATTCAAATCCAGTAATGGTATTTATGAAGGGTAATAAATTGATGCCTCAATGTGGCTTCTCAAATAATGTAGTACAGATTTTAACTTCGCTTGGCATTCAATTTGAAACTTTTGATGTTCTTTCTGATAGTGAAATCAGACAAGGAATAAAAGAATATTCAAATTGGCCAACTATCCCTCAGGTCTATTTGAAGGGGGAGTTTTTAGGAGGATCTGATATTTTGATTGAAATGTATAACTCTGGAGAGTTAAGAGAAAAGATTGAAATTGCTCTAGCTTCTTAA
- a CDS encoding BolA family protein: MVDPDELVSSIQDSIPDAQVRVEDISGGGDHLQVDVVSSAFVGLSRVQQHQMIYKALQKELASEAIHALALKTSTPG; the protein is encoded by the coding sequence ATGGTTGACCCTGACGAATTAGTTTCTTCTATCCAAGACTCTATCCCAGATGCTCAAGTTAGAGTAGAGGATATAAGTGGGGGTGGAGATCATTTGCAAGTTGATGTTGTTTCATCGGCTTTTGTAGGATTATCTAGAGTCCAGCAACATCAAATGATCTATAAAGCTCTTCAAAAAGAGCTTGCCAGTGAAGCCATTCATGCATTGGCTTTGAAAACCTCTACACCTGGATGA
- a CDS encoding lysophospholipid acyltransferase family protein, which translates to MALVKREADLCRGVNPFLGKLAMIVTQDIVLNNYFKERIVLGKENLPSVGPVVLAPTHRSRWDALMLTMAAGRRVTKRDCRFMVTLSEMQGLQGWFLNRLGCFPVDKLKPSLLSLRYSVDLLVAGKQLVVFPEGQINLNRKSIKIEKGLIRLSQLAHRNGVNVQVVPVGLGYSDLNPRFLGRAAICFGKPIKISESGKQASKQFDLELSEKMYRAEKEALLAVGRFS; encoded by the coding sequence TTGGCGCTTGTTAAACGAGAAGCAGATTTATGTAGAGGTGTAAATCCCTTTTTGGGAAAACTTGCGATGATAGTTACACAGGACATAGTTTTAAACAACTATTTTAAAGAAAGGATTGTACTAGGAAAGGAAAACTTACCTTCTGTTGGTCCAGTTGTACTTGCACCTACTCATCGTTCACGTTGGGATGCTCTTATGCTTACCATGGCGGCTGGCCGCAGAGTAACAAAACGAGATTGTCGTTTTATGGTTACGTTGTCAGAAATGCAAGGTCTTCAAGGTTGGTTTTTAAATCGACTAGGCTGTTTTCCTGTGGATAAACTTAAACCTTCATTGCTTTCACTTAGGTATTCTGTCGATTTATTAGTTGCAGGAAAACAGTTAGTTGTTTTCCCAGAAGGGCAAATCAACTTAAATAGAAAGTCTATAAAAATTGAAAAAGGTTTAATTAGGTTATCTCAACTTGCTCATAGAAATGGTGTTAATGTTCAAGTGGTACCAGTTGGTCTTGGTTATAGCGATCTTAATCCAAGGTTTCTAGGAAGAGCTGCTATTTGCTTTGGAAAACCTATAAAAATATCTGAAAGTGGTAAGCAAGCCTCTAAACAATTTGATTTAGAACTTTCAGAAAAAATGTATAGAGCTGAGAAAGAAGCCCTTTTAGCAGTTGGCCGATTTTCCTAA